Proteins from one Sabethes cyaneus chromosome 2, idSabCyanKW18_F2, whole genome shotgun sequence genomic window:
- the LOC128733461 gene encoding tumor protein D54 isoform X1: protein MEETPVYNSGKLSDASPVGSVSSAEIAQEFSGLTLEEQEAQRAEWSQELARVEEEITTLRTVLQSKMRLAGELKRKLGITMWKEISDDVSQGLKNVKESTVYHTVESKVGEITTAVTSAPIYQKTETAIKTTAGKTTSVLGGITSKMTQKISEMKQSDSFRSFEERVGSAYENVRSKVSSRSSSVQSLSDLQNDERRSSITTPTAIPEEKIVP from the exons ACAATTCTGGCAAATTGTCCGATGCATCTCCCGTCGGTTCGGTGAGCTCAGCCGAGATCGCCCAGGAGTTCTCCGGCTTGACGTTGGAAGAACAGGAAGCTCAACGAGCCGAATGGAGTCAG GAACTCGCCCGGGTAGAGGAAGAAATCACTACTCTACGCACCGTTCTGCAATCCAAGATGCGACTGGCAGGTGAACTGAAGCGTAAGCTGGGTATCACTATGTGGAAAGAAATCAGCGACGACGTTAGCCAAGGGCTGAAAAATGTCAAGGAAAGCACTGT TTATCACACTGTTGAGTCCAAGGTCGGCGAAATTACAACGGCAGTTACGAGTGCTCCGAT CTATCAGAAAACCGAAACAGCAATTAAGACAACAGCCGGTAAAACTACGTCTGTACTGGGAGGCATCACAAGCAAGATGACACAGAAAATCTCGGAAATGAAACAGTCGGACTCCTTCCGATCGTTTGAGGAAAGAGTGGGATCGGCTTACGAGAATGTTAGG TCCAAGGTGTCATCGCGGTCCAGCTCGGTTCAGAGTCTGTCGGATCTGCAGAATGACGAGCGCCGCAGCTCGATTACGACACCAACGGCCATTCCGGAGGAGAAGATTGTTCCTTAA
- the LOC128734518 gene encoding V-type proton ATPase subunit G-like: MASQTQGIQQLLAAEKRAAEKVGEARKRKQRRLKQAKEEAQEEIERYRQERDRQFKEFEAKHMGSREGVAAKIDADTVVKIQEMSRSISVNKAALIDEILQLVYDIKPTLHKNFQVMAK, from the exons ATGGCAAGTCAAACGCAAGGAATTCAACAACTATTGGCCGCTGAAAAACGAGCTGCGGAAAAAGTTGGAGAAGCCCGAAAAA GAAAACAGCGTCGTCTAAAACAAGCCAAAGAGGAGGCCCAAGAAGAAATCGAAAGATACCGTCAGGAACGGGATAGACAATTCAAGGAATTCGAAGCGAAG CACATGGGCAGCCGTGAGGGCGTTGCGGCTAAGATTGACGCTGACACGGTCGTTAAAATACAGGAGATGAGTCGTTCGATTTCCGTCAATAAGGCGGCTCTGATCGACGAGATTCTACAGCTGGTGTACGACATTAAACCAACATTGCACAAAAATTTTCAAGTCATGGCAAAGTAA